In Amphiura filiformis chromosome 1, Afil_fr2py, whole genome shotgun sequence, the following are encoded in one genomic region:
- the LOC140162503 gene encoding fibroblast growth factor receptor 4-like, which translates to MHPESPWTISMNQLTFGKEITKHTGYYQIRKGKFTSLRGQTTSVVVKTCGVAADVDTRRKLQNESEILKLIGECYNIVQLMGTCENQGDFHEVLECCPAGSLNNYLRENSSKLDNANELLLGMAISIAHGMEYIADRKFVHRDLGTENILISSSNVIKICGFGYATLAGKNPLKIPELTNWRSKSFESLCDGIYTIQGDVWSFGIVLWELLSPGTSTLKQFLDKIIVFKAGF; encoded by the exons ATGCACCCAGAATCTCCTTGGACTATTAGCATGAACCAACTAACATTCGGCAAAGAAATAACCAAACATACAGGATATTACCAAATACGCAAAGGAAAATTCACGAGCCTTCGTGGCCAGACGACATCGGTTGTTGTTAAAACATGTGGTG TTGCAGCTGATGTTGATACAAGGAGAAAACTGCAGAATGAATCGGAAATACTGAAATTAATTGGAGAATGTTATAACATTGTACAACTGATGGGTACATGCGAAAATCAAG GTGATTTCCACGAAGTCTTGGAATGTTGTCCTGCAGGATCTTTGAATAATTACTTACGTGAAAATAGCAGTAAACTTGATAACGCAAATGAGCTGCTTTTGGGTATGGCTATTTCGATTGCACATGGAATGGAATACATTGCAGATCGTAAG ttcGTACATCGTGACCTTGGAACAGAGAATATTTTGATAAGTTCTTCGAATGTAATTAAGATTTGTGGTTTCGGTTATGCAACATTAGCCGGAAAGAACCCGCTGAAAATC CCTGAACTGACAAATTGGAGATCCAAGTCATTTGAATCATTGTGTGATGGCATATACACTATACAGGGTGATGT GTGGTCGTTCGGCATTGTTTTATGGGAACTTCTTTCACCAGGTACGTCAACTTTGAAACAGTTTCttgataaaataattgtttttaaagcCGGGTTTTAA